The following is a genomic window from Chloracidobacterium sp..
ACGGTTTTTGGATCGCCGCCAAGGAATACACCACGGAGACGCCCTTGGCGATCGACCACCAGACTCTGCGGCACGCCGTCAAAATTCGTAACCTTGGCGATGTCGCGTATGGAATTCAACGGGATACGAGCCAACTCGTAATTGATCTTCATCTTCTCGGCAAATTTTTGTATCGTCTCAGTATCTTCCGGTTTGCCGCTGCCGTCACCGACATCAAGGCCGATGACCTGAACGCCGCTTTCCTTGTACTTATCGTTGATCGCTATAAGCTCGGGTATCTCGGCCCTGCACGGGCCGCACCACGTTGCCCAAAGGTTAAGCAAAAGGACGTTGCCTTTTCGATCCTGCGGCTTGAACTTCGTTCCGTCGAGCATCTCGAATTCTGCATTTGCAACCAGCGAGTTCAGCGGCGGATACGATGAGGCCGGAGGTGCGGGTGAGGCCGCATTGACGCCCGCCGGCGGCTGCACCGCGGCGGTATTCGTCGCCGTACCGCCGCAGCCTATAAAGAGCTGACCAATAAGAAAACATGAGCAGGCAAGTGCAAGCGATCTGAAAAAGAACTTCATAACAAGCAGAGAATTATCGAATATCCCGAAACCGAAGTACGATCATCGTCGCGATAGTCAATAAACCAAACATTATCACTAATACCAGTTGGTTCAAAACTTCATTCATCCACGGGTGCAGGAACGTAATATAGCCGCTGAGGCTTTCGGGCAGTTTTTTGGGGCTGGGCAGAGGCGGAGGAGCATCGAGGTCCGGGATGTGCGGTGTCTGGCCCTCATCAAGTGCTTTACGGAGGCGATCCACCTTCCTGTCGAGCGAACGCTTATATTCCTCGAGTTTTGCCTTGGTTTCGTTAAAAGCGTTCTCGTTCTCGGTCTCGACCTGCCGATAGAGGCCTTGTCCGCCGGTGCTGCCGGTCAGTGAGGCTCCTTCGGGATCAAGCGTGTCGAGTGTCGAGAAGCGTTTCATGGTATCGAACGACCATGCGGCCGGCACCGCGAGGCTGATCGGTTTTGACAAGCCTGTCGGCACGCCGAATATGCCGGAAAAGAGTATTTGCGGGATCAAGATCAACGGGACAAGGCTGGTTGCCATCTCCGATGTGCGCACCAATGCGGAGATAAGCAGGCCCGTCGCTATGCCGACGCCTGCGCTGAGGATCATTGTCCAAAATTGCTGCAGCCCGAGCATCTCACCCGGCATCGACATAAGCCCTGCGATATCGAGGAACTTGAGCGGCAGGAACAGCAGCAGGCACTGAACGAACACGATGATGCCAAGTACCGTCAGCTTCGATGCGACGTAAGGCATAAGGCCGAGGTTGACCATGCGTTCTCGTTCGTAAAC
Proteins encoded in this region:
- a CDS encoding TlpA family protein disulfide reductase — protein: MKFFFRSLALACSCFLIGQLFIGCGGTATNTAAVQPPAGVNAASPAPPASSYPPLNSLVANAEFEMLDGTKFKPQDRKGNVLLLNLWATWCGPCRAEIPELIAINDKYKESGVQVIGLDVGDGSGKPEDTETIQKFAEKMKINYELARIPLNSIRDIAKVTNFDGVPQSLVVDRQGRLRGVFLGGDPKTVNKMKETIETILAE